A single genomic interval of Catenulispora sp. EB89 harbors:
- a CDS encoding cell wall-binding repeat-containing protein: MTSVAIVDEITTRPRKILVVTGADYPDALGAGAVAATQTDSVVILTPPHVDGPDNSDPSVARYFATTMPANPAAYVTGVGGQVDWTQGSWVPVRFNQVAGVDRFQTAAKLLSLLGRRAGRRRRGRSPRRRSGPG; this comes from the coding sequence GTGACCAGCGTCGCGATCGTCGACGAGATCACCACGCGCCCGCGAAAGATCCTCGTCGTCACTGGTGCCGATTATCCCGACGCGTTGGGCGCCGGAGCCGTCGCCGCGACGCAGACGGACTCTGTCGTGATCCTGACACCGCCGCATGTGGATGGTCCCGACAACTCCGATCCGTCCGTAGCCCGCTACTTCGCCACCACGATGCCCGCGAATCCGGCCGCATACGTGACCGGCGTCGGCGGCCAGGTCGATTGGACCCAGGGCAGCTGGGTCCCGGTTCGCTTCAACCAGGTCGCGGGCGTGGACCGATTCCAGACGGCGGCCAAACTGTTGTCCCTCCTGGGCCGACGCGCTGGCCGGCGCCGCCGTGGCCGGAGCCCACGGCGGCGGTCTGGTCCTGGCTGA
- a CDS encoding cell wall-binding repeat-containing protein, translating into MVDRVGGQDHVDTAVDALAGSALAGEKRGPLLLTPRDSRDTRDLAELHRTLPRGATVYLLGGTDALSANVQNQVTAAGFVPKRLQGATAT; encoded by the coding sequence ATGGTGGACCGTGTTGGCGGGCAGGACCACGTCGACACCGCCGTCGACGCCCTCGCTGGCAGCGCTCTGGCTGGAGAGAAGCGCGGTCCGCTCCTGCTGACGCCGCGCGACTCGCGCGACACGCGCGATCTTGCCGAGCTGCACCGCACGCTGCCGCGCGGGGCGACGGTGTACCTGCTCGGCGGAACCGACGCGTTGTCGGCGAACGTCCAGAACCAGGTCACGGCTGCCGGGTTCGTGCCGAAGCGGCTTCAGGGCGCCACCGCTACGTGA
- a CDS encoding glycoside hydrolase family 11 protein, with protein sequence MSGNPRLPGTRRSRRLRLRLLIGAAVALFLATVMPSGPASAATSICSNQTGNNGGYYYQMWSSGQGSACINMSSGNSYSSSWSGIGDFVAGVSWNPGDTSTKSFTGSLNASGGTSLVSLYGWSTGPLVEYYVMENYVGSPPTAGTYMGQVTSDGGTFNIYEHQQVNQPSIQGTATFEQYLAIRTSPVSSGTITVSNFFNAWASHGMNLGTLNYQILATEAWGGGSGSSNVSVSSGGGGGGGGGGGGCTATLSAGSQGSNWYNLNVAVTGSSNWTVTMNLVSPAVVYSTWNVSATWPSQYVMVAKPNGSGNNWGVTISPNGQWTWPSVSCSTS encoded by the coding sequence ATGTCCGGCAACCCACGTCTCCCCGGAACCCGCCGGAGCCGCCGGCTCCGGCTCCGGCTGCTCATCGGCGCCGCCGTCGCCTTGTTCCTGGCCACGGTGATGCCGTCCGGCCCGGCGTCTGCGGCGACGAGTATCTGCTCGAACCAGACTGGCAACAACGGCGGTTACTACTACCAGATGTGGAGTAGTGGCCAAGGGTCGGCCTGTATCAACATGAGCTCGGGAAACAGCTACAGCTCCAGTTGGAGCGGGATCGGCGACTTCGTCGCCGGCGTGAGCTGGAACCCCGGCGACACGTCGACGAAGTCGTTCACCGGCAGCCTGAACGCCTCCGGAGGCACCTCGCTCGTGTCGCTGTACGGCTGGTCGACCGGTCCGCTGGTCGAGTACTACGTCATGGAGAACTACGTCGGTTCGCCGCCCACGGCCGGCACCTACATGGGACAGGTCACCAGTGACGGTGGCACGTTCAACATCTACGAGCACCAGCAGGTGAACCAGCCCTCCATCCAGGGCACCGCCACCTTCGAGCAGTACCTGGCTATCCGGACGTCGCCGGTGTCCAGCGGCACCATCACCGTGTCCAACTTCTTCAACGCGTGGGCCAGCCACGGGATGAACCTGGGCACGCTCAACTACCAGATCCTCGCCACGGAGGCCTGGGGCGGTGGCAGCGGTAGCTCCAACGTCTCGGTGAGCTCCGGTGGCGGAGGCGGCGGAGGCGGTGGCGGTGGCGGCTGCACAGCGACCCTGTCGGCCGGCTCGCAGGGGAGCAACTGGTACAACCTCAACGTCGCCGTCACCGGCTCCAGCAACTGGACAGTGACGATGAACCTCGTCTCGCCCGCTGTCGTCTACAGCACGTGGAACGTCAGCGCCACATGGCCCAGCCAGTACGTGATGGTCGCCAAACCGAACGGGAGCGGCAACAACTGGGGCGTC